A stretch of Methylogaea oryzae DNA encodes these proteins:
- a CDS encoding Txe/YoeB family addiction module toxin — translation MPSRITWTLAAREDYQYWQGQDRKTLKRINGLIQDCLREPFDGIGKPEPLKENLSGFWSRRIDETHRLVYRVDGDDLVVIACRYRYD, via the coding sequence ATGCCTAGCCGCATCACCTGGACTTTGGCCGCCCGGGAAGACTACCAATACTGGCAAGGACAGGATCGCAAGACCCTGAAGCGGATCAACGGCCTGATCCAAGACTGCCTGCGCGAACCCTTCGACGGCATCGGCAAGCCGGAGCCCCTCAAGGAAAACCTGTCCGGCTTTTGGTCGCGCCGTATCGATGAAACCCATCGTCTGGTTTATCGAGTCGATGGCGACGATTTGGTCGTTATTGCTTGCCGTTATCGCTACGACTAA
- a CDS encoding type II toxin-antitoxin system Phd/YefM family antitoxin yields MRVINFSEARNNLKNVIDQVIDDADYTVIARRDAPDAVMMSLDTFNSLMETVHLLKSPANAAHLARSIEQYRQGKLTEQNPIDA; encoded by the coding sequence ATGCGCGTAATAAATTTTTCCGAGGCCCGAAACAACCTCAAGAACGTCATCGATCAGGTCATCGACGATGCCGATTACACCGTGATCGCCCGGCGCGACGCGCCCGACGCAGTCATGATGTCGCTCGACACGTTCAACAGCCTGATGGAGACCGTCCACCTGCTGAAGTCTCCCGCCAATGCCGCCCATCTGGCCCGCTCCATTGAGCAATACCGCCAGGGCAAGTTGACCGAGCAAAATCCGATCGATGCCTAG
- the dbpA gene encoding ATP-dependent RNA helicase DbpA yields the protein MTTTDFSTLPLPPAMLANLQSLDYRTMTPIQAESLPHILQGKDMIAQAKTGSGKTAAFGIGLLSQLDVADFSVQALVLCPTRELADQVGKEIRRLARFTHNVKLLSLCGGAPLGPQFESLEHGAHIVVGTPGRVQKHLSKGTLQLDRLKILVLDEADRMLDMGFHDAILSIIATTPKRRQTLLFSATYPGTIKQMSAAIQQQPVSVSVESLHSGSQIEQLFYEIERDARPKALAALLAHHKPESTVVFCNTKQQCQKVADELDAQGFYALALHGDLEQKDRDQVLVRFSNKSCSVLVATDVAARGLDIKDLSAVINFELSPDPEVHVHRIGRTGRAGKQGLALSLYSASEAPKVNAIEAYQKSPAVSQSLGSLSAAVATELQPPMVTLCIDGGRKNKVRPGDILGALTGDAGIPGSQVGKIDIFDFSAYVAIERSIADKALRRLSAGKIKGRNFKVRRFR from the coding sequence GTGACGACTACCGATTTTTCGACCCTGCCGCTGCCGCCGGCCATGCTGGCCAATCTGCAATCCCTAGACTACCGCACCATGACGCCCATCCAGGCGGAGAGCCTGCCCCACATCCTGCAAGGCAAGGACATGATCGCCCAGGCGAAGACCGGCAGCGGCAAGACTGCCGCTTTCGGCATCGGCCTGCTGTCCCAACTGGACGTGGCGGATTTTTCCGTGCAGGCCCTGGTGCTGTGCCCGACGCGGGAGCTGGCCGACCAGGTGGGCAAGGAAATCCGCCGCCTGGCGCGCTTCACCCACAACGTCAAGCTGCTGTCGTTGTGCGGCGGCGCGCCGCTGGGGCCGCAGTTCGAATCCCTGGAGCACGGCGCCCATATCGTGGTGGGCACGCCGGGACGGGTGCAAAAGCATTTGAGCAAAGGCACGCTGCAACTGGACCGCTTGAAAATCCTCGTGCTGGACGAGGCCGACCGCATGCTGGACATGGGCTTCCACGACGCCATCCTGTCCATCATCGCCACCACCCCCAAGCGCCGCCAGACCCTGCTGTTCTCCGCCACCTATCCCGGCACCATCAAGCAGATGAGCGCCGCCATCCAGCAACAGCCGGTGTCGGTGAGCGTCGAGTCCCTGCACAGCGGCAGCCAGATCGAACAGCTGTTCTACGAAATCGAGCGGGACGCCCGGCCTAAGGCCCTGGCCGCCTTGCTGGCGCACCACAAGCCCGAATCCACCGTGGTGTTCTGCAACACCAAGCAGCAATGCCAGAAAGTGGCGGACGAACTGGACGCCCAGGGCTTTTACGCCCTGGCCCTGCACGGCGACCTGGAGCAGAAAGATCGCGACCAGGTGCTGGTGCGCTTTTCCAACAAAAGCTGCTCGGTGCTGGTGGCGACCGACGTGGCCGCCCGCGGGCTGGACATCAAGGATTTGTCGGCGGTGATCAACTTCGAGCTGTCGCCGGACCCGGAAGTGCACGTCCATCGCATCGGCCGCACCGGCCGCGCCGGCAAGCAAGGCTTGGCCTTGAGCCTGTACTCGGCTTCCGAAGCGCCCAAGGTGAACGCCATCGAGGCCTATCAGAAAAGCCCGGCGGTATCGCAATCGCTGGGCTCGCTGAGCGCCGCCGTCGCCACCGAGTTGCAGCCGCCCATGGTGACGCTGTGCATCGACGGCGGCCGCAAGAATAAAGTCCGTCCCGGCGATATCCTCGGCGCCCTCACCGGCGACGCCGGCATACCCGGCAGCCAGGTGGGCAAGATCGATATTTTCGATTTCAGCGCATACGTGGCGATCGAGCGCTCCATCGCCGACAAGGCGCTGCGCCGCTTGTCGGCGGGCAAAATCAAAGGCCGCAATTTCAAGGTGCGGCGGTTTCGTTAG
- the smbP gene encoding small metal-binding protein SmbP: MKLKYAFAPLLLSSLAVSGAYAAGAPMSIDFTEVKTQSEKALASGKQGNAEAFAQAAEEAFKQAKEQNDKRSSPAMQRIVGKLRAAVNEAKAGKLAEGTLAVEEAIANMKQPAAPKFGGGS; this comes from the coding sequence ATGAAACTGAAATACGCTTTTGCGCCGTTGTTGCTGTCTTCTCTTGCCGTTAGCGGCGCGTACGCGGCGGGTGCGCCGATGAGCATCGACTTTACCGAGGTCAAAACACAGTCGGAAAAAGCGCTTGCCAGCGGCAAGCAAGGCAATGCCGAGGCGTTTGCGCAAGCCGCGGAGGAGGCCTTCAAGCAAGCGAAGGAGCAGAACGATAAGCGCTCTTCTCCCGCCATGCAGCGTATCGTCGGCAAACTGAGAGCCGCAGTGAACGAAGCCAAGGCGGGCAAGCTCGCCGAGGGTACTTTAGCGGTGGAAGAGGCGATAGCGAACATGAAACAACCGGCGGCGCCCAAGTTCGGCGGCGGTTCCTAA